The following nucleotide sequence is from Deltaproteobacteria bacterium.
TCCATTTTTTTCCGGGCTGTTATATCTCGTATTATGCTTATAAGTCCAGACGGATTCCCGGCACTGTCGCGCACTATTGTGGTGCTGATTTCTCCATCGAACTCTTCTCCATTCTTTGTTGTCAGTGTAAATTCCTTTGGACTGGCCTCGTTTTGTTCCAGCTGTTTCATTAAGGATAATGTTGCCCCTTCGCGGTCTTTCTCTGTGATGACTGACAAACCGTCCAGGCCGATGACCTCCTCTTTGCTGTTGTATCCGAACATCTGCAATCCGGCCTGGTTCTCATCAATAACTTTTCCACTGAGGTCGGTAACAACGATCCCCTCTCCGATAGATTCGAACATAAATCGCAGTTTTGCTTCTGATTCCCTGAGTTGGCTCATCATGCGTTTACGCTCTGTGATGTCGTGTATTATTGTGACAAAGCCGGTGATGTTCCCGTCTGCATCGTGCAGGGTGCTTACACCAATCTCTGATTCGAATTCCTCCCCAAGTTTGCTGCGCAATTTAAAGTCGCCCCAGTCGATGGGGCGCCCTTTCCCTTTAGTCGCTTCATTCAATGGTTTCAGGGCTTTTTCCATATCTTCGATAGTAATGAAATCAAGCGCATTCCGTCCTATCATATCTTCCTTGGTAGCATATCCGGACATGCGTCTTGCCGCTTCGTTGACTTGTAGCATATTAATCTTTGAATCGGTGACAACGATACCATCCTTTATAGAGTCAAAGACTATTTTTAATTTTTCTTCCGATCCCCGCAGCGCCTGCTCCACGCGTTTGAGCTCGGTGACATCCAGGGCGATTGCTAGAGCTGCCCGCTTCGCTTTAAATTTAATGGAAACTACTTTCTCCAGAACCCAGACGATACCCCCGTCCCTTTTAATGAGCCTGAATTCGTGGAGGGACTTCAAGTTTCCCTTAAGGCTGGCGATAGCTTCTTGAACGACCCGTTCCCTGTCATCCGGATGTATATAATCAGCGGTAGGTTTGCCTATCAGCTCTTGACTGGAATACCCCAGCATTTCTTCAAAAATAGGGTTCGCATATTGGAACTTGCCGCCCTGTACAATGCTCACGCCCGTAACAGCGTTTTCCAGGGTTATCCGTGACATCTCACGGGACTCGCGCAGCTTTTGTGTATTAACTAAGGCCTCATCATAGAGACGGACTTTATCTATTGCGATCGCAGTCTGATTGGCTAGAATCCACAGGGGCTGCTCCTCTGTTTCGAGAATCTCCTTGCGACTGGTGAAAGCCAGTACATTGCCTAAAAGGCGGTCTCTTGCTGTGAGGGGCATAGAGATCATACTTTTAGAGCCGAGCATCTCCTGTACGGCATTATATTCAGAGGAAGACGAGGACTCACCTTCAACATCTTGGCTGTCTGTTATACTCGTTGATTTAACGTCC
It contains:
- a CDS encoding PAS domain S-box protein — its product is MDKDKTKKKPLKKLADAAKNVSNHKVEIVKRNGDDKKPNVSQAELEKKLDQFLALQRACTTIHGTMALRDILTKVAEVTVNILGYDHSFVIAFDEDKNIPPETAFFSKSGLELAKDVETSVKQTLKAAGTQEKAEALDVKSTSITDSQDVEGESSSSSEYNAVQEMLGSKSMISMPLTARDRLLGNVLAFTSRKEILETEEQPLWILANQTAIAIDKVRLYDEALVNTQKLRESREMSRITLENAVTGVSIVQGGKFQYANPIFEEMLGYSSQELIGKPTADYIHPDDRERVVQEAIASLKGNLKSLHEFRLIKRDGGIVWVLEKVVSIKFKAKRAALAIALDVTELKRVEQALRGSEEKLKIVFDSIKDGIVVTDSKINMLQVNEAARRMSGYATKEDMIGRNALDFITIEDMEKALKPLNEATKGKGRPIDWGDFKLRSKLGEEFESEIGVSTLHDADGNITGFVTIIHDITERKRMMSQLRESEAKLRFMFESIGEGIVVTDLSGKVIDENQAGLQMFGYNSKEEVIGLDGLSVITEKDREGATLSLMKQLEQNEASPKEFTLTTKNGEEFDGEISTTIVRDSAGNPSGLISIIRDITARKKM